The following nucleotide sequence is from Nitrospinota bacterium.
CTCGCAAGCGATGGAGGGATTGCGGCGCAAGCCCATCCAGGCTCAAAACACGGTCTTCGGCGGCAAGGTGGCCACCATAAGCCAGAACGACTCCATCTGGCGTATGGCGTCCGTGAATCCCTCGAAGTCCACCGGCTTGCTGATAAATGCGTTGGCTCCGAGGTGATAAGCCTCGAAAACGTCCTTCTCGGAGGTGGAGGTGGTCAAAATTATCACGGGGACGCTCTTGAGGCCGGGATCCCTGCGGATTTCGGAAAGCACCTGCTTGCCGTCCATCCTGGGCATGTTTATGTCCAGCAGCACAAGGTCTGGCTTTGGGAATCTGGACGTGTCCGAGTACTTCCCTTCATTTTTCAGGTACGCCATCGCTTCCACGCCGTCTTCGACTATCAGAAGCTCGTTGCGTATCTTGGAGCGCTCCATCACCCTTCGAACCAATTCCTGGTCCGCCGGGCTGTCCTCCACCAGCAGGATCACGGCTTCCTTGAAATGCTTGTTTATACCTGCCATATTTTTTCCTTGTCAGCCGTTAGCAAGCGCCCGCATGGTGAACCTGAACTCCGCCCCGCCACCGCGCGCGGGTTCCACCCATATTTCACCGGAGTCAATCCCTTTTTTAGTTGAAACTCCCGGCATGACCGTCACGCCGCTTTCACCATTATCTTCCCCGCCAGAACCTGTTTCATGATTTCACGCAGTTCCGGCAGGTGTTTATAACCGCTCACTTTCCTCAACCTGGG
It contains:
- a CDS encoding response regulator, yielding MAGINKHFKEAVILLVEDSPADQELVRRVMERSKIRNELLIVEDGVEAMAYLKNEGKYSDTSRFPKPDLVLLDINMPRMDGKQVLSEIRRDPGLKSVPVIILTTSTSEKDVFEAYHLGANAFISKPVDFEGFTDAIRQMESFWLMVATLPPKTVF